In one Corallococcus sp. EGB genomic region, the following are encoded:
- a CDS encoding serine/threonine-protein kinase, whose product MLGLPNPRLASALVAEPSPQQFGKYVLVSKLAAGGMAVTYRARLTGAMGVTKPCVIKQILPHFVDDHDFVEMFISEARLVAGLTHGNIAQVFDFGEVDGQYFIAMELVHGQPLSKVLRRASRAGIGFFPQPLALHIISKLCEGLDYAHRHVGEDGRMLGLVHRDVSPDNVLISYEGEVKVIDFGIAKATSAVEAKTSPGTLKGKYPYFSPEQAHGRQDLDARTDVYAAGVVLYEMLCGRRPFEGEFVTVLPRILQGDCLPPSAVNPTIGEDLESIIAHAMAVDRDTRYQTAKDLSESAVELLYRDTPRFTPAMLSQLMTYLFAEELAAEGRKVELAPGFKEQLAAWQSPGSEPSQGRARLPSSNGRSSNPGSPGVARPSSPGVARPSSPGVRSTGSTPALRPSTDGAPRRATTDATAVRRNTSTGARRVTTGAPRETTGTGRRPLPPELPPEPDTDSGTEPTAMPRALPTLAAPRDTPVETAIAPEPPAPEEKQAPRARTTADDARDKLAAEATERERKRVKQVRQLSIVVFGITAALVVLGLLLHFLSPPEVPEGTNEPVVLWITSQPAGAAIVVNGRPVGNTPSRIIGAEQHTPHTIVVTRPGYRAWTRRFTPNQPEVHLKAELEVAPGTTQMASEIPTSATLDAGTAAVAAAAVPAEDAGTSLEADGGLASADAGSVTGEDALANDPDREMRRVDYPTRLLVLRPMYNALPLPEYPTATIDVSPSVAYSVWTEGSAAFASGDGTTSGTLVYYAEGDLPADNAVGFVSSAPRSIKGAKKLHFFALDDTGPEDNRGSIRVHLRQSAYVPPRSVLFEADKNAVQVKPQHQMLLRGLNPQSTYAFTVRDDFAEVHAGANGRVHTVLCVEKGPRAESVRSTHRLFETGKRYQVSGVEELRCVFPDLRLGDNQGALDFDIVDVTNMSRKERAEALRGARSAER is encoded by the coding sequence ATGCTGGGCCTCCCCAACCCCCGCCTCGCCTCCGCGCTCGTGGCAGAACCCAGTCCCCAGCAATTCGGCAAGTACGTCCTGGTCTCCAAGCTTGCCGCGGGAGGCATGGCGGTCACCTACCGCGCACGCCTGACGGGCGCGATGGGCGTGACCAAGCCGTGCGTCATCAAGCAGATCCTCCCGCACTTCGTGGACGACCACGACTTCGTGGAGATGTTCATCAGCGAGGCGCGCCTGGTGGCGGGCCTGACGCACGGGAACATCGCGCAGGTCTTCGACTTCGGTGAGGTGGACGGGCAGTACTTCATCGCCATGGAGCTGGTGCACGGCCAGCCCCTGTCCAAGGTGCTGCGCCGCGCCTCGCGCGCGGGCATCGGGTTCTTCCCCCAGCCGCTGGCGCTGCACATCATCAGCAAGCTGTGCGAGGGCCTGGACTACGCGCACCGCCACGTGGGCGAGGACGGCCGGATGCTGGGCCTGGTCCACCGTGACGTGTCCCCGGACAACGTCCTCATCTCCTACGAGGGCGAGGTCAAGGTCATCGACTTCGGCATCGCCAAGGCGACGAGCGCGGTGGAGGCCAAGACGTCGCCGGGCACGCTCAAGGGCAAGTACCCGTACTTCTCCCCGGAGCAGGCCCACGGCCGCCAGGACCTGGACGCGCGCACGGACGTGTACGCGGCGGGCGTCGTCCTCTATGAGATGCTCTGCGGCCGGCGCCCCTTCGAGGGCGAGTTCGTCACCGTGCTGCCCCGCATCCTGCAGGGCGACTGCCTGCCTCCGTCCGCCGTCAACCCGACCATTGGCGAGGACCTGGAGAGCATCATCGCGCACGCGATGGCGGTGGACCGCGACACGCGCTACCAGACGGCGAAGGACCTGAGCGAGTCCGCGGTGGAGCTGCTCTACCGGGACACGCCCCGCTTCACGCCGGCGATGCTCAGCCAGCTCATGACGTACCTCTTCGCGGAGGAGCTGGCCGCCGAGGGCCGCAAGGTGGAGCTGGCGCCCGGCTTCAAGGAGCAGCTGGCCGCGTGGCAGTCGCCGGGCTCGGAGCCCTCGCAGGGCCGCGCGCGGCTGCCGTCGAGCAACGGCCGGTCTTCCAACCCCGGCAGCCCCGGCGTGGCCCGCCCGTCGAGCCCGGGCGTGGCGCGGCCCTCCAGCCCCGGGGTGCGCTCCACGGGCAGCACGCCCGCCCTGCGCCCCTCGACCGACGGCGCCCCGCGCCGCGCGACCACCGACGCCACCGCCGTGCGCCGCAACACCAGCACCGGCGCGCGCCGCGTGACGACGGGGGCCCCGCGCGAGACCACCGGCACCGGCCGCCGCCCCCTGCCGCCCGAGCTTCCGCCCGAGCCGGACACCGACTCCGGCACGGAGCCCACGGCGATGCCCCGGGCGCTGCCCACGCTGGCCGCGCCGCGTGACACACCGGTGGAGACGGCCATCGCGCCGGAGCCGCCGGCCCCTGAGGAGAAGCAGGCCCCCCGCGCCCGCACCACCGCGGACGACGCGCGCGACAAGCTGGCCGCCGAGGCCACCGAGCGCGAGCGCAAGCGCGTGAAGCAGGTGCGCCAGCTGAGCATCGTCGTGTTCGGCATCACCGCCGCGCTCGTCGTCCTCGGCCTGCTGCTGCACTTCCTGTCCCCGCCGGAAGTCCCCGAAGGCACCAACGAGCCCGTCGTCCTGTGGATCACCTCCCAGCCGGCGGGGGCCGCCATCGTCGTCAACGGCCGGCCGGTGGGGAACACGCCCAGCCGCATCATCGGCGCGGAGCAACACACGCCCCACACCATCGTCGTCACCCGGCCGGGCTACCGCGCCTGGACGCGGCGCTTCACCCCCAACCAGCCGGAGGTCCACCTCAAGGCGGAGCTGGAGGTGGCGCCCGGCACCACCCAGATGGCGTCGGAGATTCCCACCTCCGCCACGCTCGACGCGGGCACCGCCGCCGTCGCCGCCGCGGCCGTCCCCGCCGAGGACGCGGGCACCTCCCTGGAGGCGGACGGCGGCCTGGCCTCCGCCGACGCGGGGAGCGTGACGGGCGAGGACGCGCTGGCGAATGACCCGGACCGCGAGATGCGGCGCGTGGACTACCCCACCCGCCTGCTGGTGCTGCGCCCCATGTACAACGCGCTCCCGCTGCCGGAGTACCCGACGGCCACCATCGACGTGTCGCCCTCGGTGGCATACTCCGTGTGGACGGAAGGCAGCGCTGCGTTCGCGAGCGGCGACGGCACCACGTCCGGCACGCTCGTCTACTACGCGGAGGGAGACCTGCCGGCGGACAACGCCGTGGGCTTCGTCAGCAGCGCGCCGCGCAGCATCAAGGGCGCGAAGAAGCTCCACTTCTTCGCCCTGGATGACACCGGCCCCGAGGACAACCGCGGCTCCATCCGCGTGCACCTGCGGCAGTCCGCGTACGTCCCGCCCCGCTCGGTGCTGTTCGAGGCGGACAAGAACGCCGTGCAGGTGAAGCCCCAGCACCAGATGCTGCTGCGCGGCCTCAACCCCCAGTCCACCTATGCGTTCACCGTGCGCGACGACTTCGCGGAGGTGCACGCCGGCGCCAACGGCCGCGTGCACACGGTGCTGTGCGTGGAGAAGGGCCCCCGGGCCGAGTCCGTGCGCAGCACGCACCGCCTCTTCGAGACGGGCAAGCGCTACCAGGTGTCCGGCGTGGAGGAGCTGCGCTGCGTCTTCCCCGACCTGCGGCTGGGGGACAACCAGGGTGCGCTCGACTTCGACATCGTCGACGTGACGAACATGTCCCGCAAGGAGCGCGCGGAAGCGCTGCGCGGCGCCCGGAGCGCCGAGCGGTAG